The following coding sequences are from one Salvia miltiorrhiza cultivar Shanhuang (shh) unplaced genomic scaffold, IMPLAD_Smil_shh original_scaffold_419_1, whole genome shotgun sequence window:
- the LOC131004518 gene encoding pentatricopeptide repeat-containing protein At1g62680, mitochondrial-like, translated as MMARRAVVSAIDLIHRRGFLNRWSQKSGILSPLFSLFSSEAFQPKRSRIDFSCVKEVDDVIQLFQKIKSLRQEPSVLLYNKLMSVSVTIEQYYIALDVFDEMLRMGVPVNNYTRNIAVNCCCLLKDIYSAFSIMGFFLKGGYGPDTVTYGTLIKGLFLVNKEAEAVKLFEKILDLKLCEPSNVMILHVIDGLCKTGQVIEAHDWLHRLESSGWSPNVDTYNALIDGFCKGGMVDNAFKVLTKMVGKGVLPDVVTYSSMINAYCKQEKMEEAENMLEIMTQQNICPDVFTYSSLIEGLCLKGEIERAKQLLDSMVERGLKPNIVNYSTLLNGYCKKGSVDEAWLIFLEISGKGLEHNVQTYSTLLDGLLKRGMVDEALLLLSKMVEKGISPDVVTCNILIDGYCSQGEMVRARELFDSMERTGIKYDIFTYNILIKGYCKTGNLDEALHFFDEISHVGLKQSTVSYTTMMHGLIRQSSFSDGLKLFHDMEAQNLHPNLYTYNILLDGLCRIRRIDEAFAVLTMMEARGVKPDIVSYGVLINSLCKGGRLDDATRLFNHLPSKGLKPSAHTYNMMLDSLYHEGREGEARMLMMEMERSGCAPNFVTFNIIVWNLVKSKKFHEAIAFLEEMCRRGFDVNSEIISALLQELRIREGKDEKLQEILKKVCAQNRQVNVLF; from the coding sequence ATGATGGCCAGAAGAGCTGTTGTTTCTGCAATTGATCTCATTCATCGAAGAGGATTTCTCAATCGATGGTCGCAGAAATCGGGTATTCTCTCTCCtctgttctctctcttctcttccgaGGCTTTTCAACCTAAGCGGTCTAGAATCGATTTCAGTTGTGTTAAAGAAGTAGACGATGTTAttcaattgtttcaaaaaataaagagtTTGCGGCAAGAGCCTTCTGTTCTCCTGTATAACAAACTCATGAGTGTTAGTGTAACGATTGAGCAGTATTATATTGCCCTTGATGTGTTCGATGAAATGCTCAGGATGGGTGTCCCAGTTAATAATTACACAAGGAATATTGCTGTCAACTGCTGTTGTCTCTTGAAAGATATATACTCAGCTTTTTCTATAATGGGATTCTTTCTCAAGGGAGGTTACGGACCAGATACTGTGACATACGGCACTCTCATAAAAGGGTTATTCTTAGTTAATAAGGAGGCTGAAGCCGTGAAACTGTTCGAAAAGATTTTGGATTTAAAACTTTGTGAGCCCAGTAATGTTATGATTCTGCACGTGATTGATGGGCTGTGCAAAACTGGACAGGTCATTGAAGCTCATGATTGGCTTCATAGATTAGAAAGTAGTGGGTGGAGTCCCAACGTTGACACTTATAATGCACTAATTGATGGATTTTGCAAGGGCGGAATGGTGGACAATGCCTTCAAGGTTCTAACCAAAATGGTTGGGAAGGGTGTTTTACCTGACGTCGTCACTTATAGTTCCATGATTAATGCATACTGTAAGCAAGAAAAGATGGAAGAGGCTGAAAATATGTTGGAAATAATGACGCAACAAAATATTTGTCCCGATGTCTTTACTTATTCTTCGCTTATTGAAGGGCTGTGCCTGAAGGGTGAAATCGAAAGAGCGAAACAGTTACTTGATTCCATGGTAGAGAGGGGCCTTAAACCCAATATTGTTAACTATAGCACCTTGCTAAATGGATATTGTAAGAAGGGAAGCGTGGATGAAGCTTGGcttatttttcttgaaatttcCGGTAAAGGTCTCGAGCATAATGTGCAAACATATAGTACATTATTGGATGGGTTGTTGAAGCGTGGGATGGTTGATGAAGCTCTGCTTCTGCTGTCCAAGATGGTGGAGAAGGGCATCTCGCCTGATGTTGTCACATGCAACATATTGATAGATGGGTATTGTTCGCAGGGCGAGATGGTTAGAGCCAGAGAGCTCTTCGATTCAATGGAAAGGACGGGGATCAAGTACGATATATTCACCTATAATATCTTGATTAAGGGATACTGTAAGACGGGAAATCTTGATGAAGCTTTGCATTTCTTTGATGAAATCTCGCATGTGGGTCTCAAACAGTCGACCGTGTCATACACCACGATGATGCACGGGCTAATACGCCAAAGTAGTTTTTCAGACGGGTTGAAGCTTTTCCACGATATGGAAGCTCAGAATCTACATCCAAATCTCTACACCTACAACATCTTGTTGGATGGCTTGTGTCGGATCCGTCGGATCGATGAGGCATTTGCGGTTTTGACGATGATGGAGGCGAGAGGCGTGAAACCTGATATCGTATCGTATGGTGTTCTGATCAACAGCTTATGCAAGGGCGGAAGACTTGATGATGCTACGAGGCTCTTCAACCATCTCCCTTCCAAGGGCTTGAAACCTAGCGCACATACCTACAACATGATGCTCGACTCCCTCTACCATGAAGGGCGCGAAGGGGAGGCGAGGATGTTGATGATGGAGATGGAGAGGAGCGGCTGCGCGCCTAATTTCGTGACGTTCAATATTATTGTGTGGAATCTGGTGAAGAGCAAAAAGTTCCATGAGGCGATTGCTTTCTTGGAGGAGATGTGCAGGAGAGGATTTGATGTGAATTCGGAGATCATTTCTGCTTTGCTTCAGGAACTTAGAATAAGAGAAGGTAAAGATGAGAAATTGCAAGAGATTCTTAAGAAAGTTTGTGCTCAAAATCGACAAGTGAATGTTCTATTTTGA